In one Cryptosporangium minutisporangium genomic region, the following are encoded:
- a CDS encoding PspA/IM30 family protein — MANPIIKAWKYFMASLGATVDAHADPKVQIEQAIDDAKNQHRALVEQAANVIGNQRQLELKLSRQMTQVEKLQSSARQALVLADKARAEGNEQQATQYESTAQAFATQLVAAEQSLEDLKTLHDQALAAAQQAKQAVDSNAMLLQQRLAERAQLLNQLEQAKMQERVADSLQGMSQLTASGNVPSLDEVREKIESRYATAMGRSELAQNSVEGRMIEVQKSALDMAGANRLDQIRASMSGGQLGQGQQKPAVQAAPTSASTAPAAANGSLPLAEQRLKELRDADAAAGRPPA; from the coding sequence ATGGCCAACCCGATCATCAAGGCCTGGAAGTACTTCATGGCGTCGTTGGGCGCCACGGTCGACGCGCACGCCGACCCGAAGGTGCAGATCGAGCAGGCCATCGACGACGCGAAGAACCAGCACCGGGCGCTCGTCGAGCAGGCCGCGAACGTCATCGGCAACCAGCGCCAGCTCGAACTGAAGCTGTCCCGGCAGATGACGCAGGTCGAGAAGCTGCAGAGTTCGGCCCGGCAGGCGCTCGTCCTGGCCGACAAGGCGCGCGCCGAGGGCAACGAGCAGCAAGCCACGCAGTACGAGAGCACCGCGCAGGCGTTCGCGACCCAGTTGGTCGCCGCCGAGCAGTCGCTGGAGGACCTCAAGACGCTGCACGACCAGGCGCTGGCGGCCGCACAGCAGGCCAAGCAGGCCGTCGACAGCAACGCGATGCTGCTCCAGCAGCGCCTGGCCGAGCGTGCCCAGCTCCTGAACCAGCTGGAGCAGGCGAAGATGCAGGAGCGAGTCGCCGACTCGCTGCAGGGCATGTCGCAGCTCACCGCGTCCGGCAACGTCCCGAGCCTCGACGAGGTCCGGGAGAAGATCGAGAGCCGGTACGCGACCGCGATGGGCCGGTCCGAGCTCGCCCAGAACTCGGTCGAGGGCCGGATGATCGAGGTCCAGAAGTCGGCGCTCGACATGGCCGGCGCCAACCGCCTCGACCAGATCCGGGCCAGCATGTCCGGTGGCCAGCTCGGTCAGGGACAGCAGAAGCCTGCGGTGCAGGCCGCCCCGACATCCGCATCCACCGCGCCGGCGGCGGCGAACGGCTCCCTACCGCTCGCGGAACAGCGGCTGAAGGAACTCCGGGACGCCGACGCTGCCGCGGGCCGGCCGCCGGCGTAA
- the pspM gene encoding phage shock envelope stress response protein PspM, translated as MFTFGGPDARARHLRELRKARNRARAWGVWAATVGGSTLVAVPYAGLGLPDILWAGAAGGAAAMAVLRRRDHRELAAAPVPEPEVRRDLTIGQRIAPLLGPRLGALIDHPHRVVLPAGSPGADAAQRLNNAARVLPEMLDRLGPYRGQLPAEAESAHAALRDLGKRLGLVERTLASAAPEARPPLLAARDELVVRFVEGVDAYEALTMAAAECVAAVARGGENSVSLRLTEAADRLAGVAFGLNTVHDIARPAEGRA; from the coding sequence GTGTTCACCTTCGGTGGTCCGGACGCACGCGCACGGCACCTCCGCGAATTGCGGAAGGCACGCAACCGTGCGCGGGCGTGGGGCGTGTGGGCTGCCACGGTGGGCGGGTCGACGCTGGTCGCCGTCCCGTACGCCGGGCTGGGCCTGCCCGACATCCTGTGGGCGGGCGCGGCGGGCGGCGCGGCCGCGATGGCGGTGCTGCGCCGGCGTGATCACCGGGAACTGGCCGCGGCGCCGGTGCCGGAGCCGGAGGTGCGGCGGGACCTGACCATCGGGCAGCGGATCGCTCCGCTACTCGGGCCCCGGCTCGGCGCGCTGATCGACCATCCGCACCGGGTCGTCCTGCCGGCCGGTTCGCCGGGGGCCGACGCCGCGCAGCGGCTGAACAACGCCGCGCGGGTGCTGCCGGAGATGCTCGACCGGTTGGGGCCCTACCGGGGTCAGCTACCGGCGGAGGCGGAGTCGGCTCATGCCGCGCTGCGCGACCTCGGCAAGCGGCTCGGGCTGGTCGAGCGCACGCTCGCGTCCGCGGCTCCCGAGGCCCGGCCGCCGCTGCTCGCGGCCCGCGACGAGCTGGTCGTCCGGTTCGTCGAGGGCGTGGACGCCTACGAGGCGCTGACCATGGCGGCGGCCGAGTGCGTCGCCGCCGTGGCCCGCGGCGGCGAGAACAGCGTCTCGTTGCGGCTCACCGAGGCCGCCGACCGCCTCGCCGGCGTCGCCTTCGGCCTCAACACGGTCCACGACATTGCACGGCCCGCTGAGGGGCGAGCCTGA
- a CDS encoding Fpg/Nei family DNA glycosylase encodes MPEGDVVWRTAARLHQALAGRRIVSSDLRHPRLALVDLSGRTVTEALARGKHLLIRLTDGITLHSHLKMDGNWWLYRPGERWRSPGHQVRVVLNTDEIVAVGSRLHDLAVVATADESSLVGHLGPDLLGPDWSPDEAVRRLLATPERPIGLALLDQRNLAGIGNLYRAEVLFLRGVHPTTATGAVPDLPGLVTTAQRLLYANRDRVEQSTTGSLVRGRERYVYGRRGRPCLRCGGRITAGPLGSGAEGTDAERTAFWCPKCQPVNGAGAR; translated from the coding sequence ATGCCCGAGGGAGACGTGGTGTGGCGGACCGCCGCCCGACTGCACCAAGCCCTGGCCGGTCGCCGGATCGTCTCGTCCGACCTCCGCCACCCGCGACTGGCGCTCGTCGACCTCTCCGGCCGGACCGTGACCGAGGCCCTCGCCCGCGGCAAACACCTGCTGATCCGGCTGACCGACGGGATCACGCTGCACAGTCACCTGAAGATGGACGGGAACTGGTGGCTGTACCGCCCGGGGGAACGGTGGCGGTCCCCCGGCCACCAGGTCCGGGTCGTGCTGAACACCGACGAGATCGTGGCGGTGGGTTCCCGGCTCCACGACCTCGCGGTGGTGGCGACCGCGGACGAATCGTCGCTGGTAGGGCACCTCGGGCCGGACCTGCTCGGCCCGGATTGGAGCCCGGACGAGGCGGTGCGGCGGCTCCTCGCCACACCGGAGCGCCCGATCGGCCTGGCACTGCTCGACCAGCGGAATCTCGCCGGGATCGGCAACTTGTACCGGGCCGAGGTGCTCTTCCTCCGGGGCGTGCACCCGACGACGGCCACCGGCGCGGTGCCCGATCTGCCGGGGTTGGTGACGACCGCGCAGCGGCTGCTCTACGCGAACCGCGACCGGGTGGAGCAGTCGACGACCGGGTCCCTCGTGCGCGGCCGGGAACGCTACGTCTACGGCCGCCGCGGCCGGCCCTGCCTCCGCTGCGGCGGCCGGATCACCGCCGGCCCGCTCGGCTCCGGCGCAGAAGGCACCGACGCCGAACGCACCGCTTTCTGGTGCCCGAAGTGCCAGCCTGTCAACGGCGCTGGAGCCCGCTGA
- a CDS encoding DUF4173 domain-containing protein produces the protein MTDSDPSSPSTPPEPSPPAAAGQPTPSEPTEPAEPAKPADGAKPADTAKRPAAERPAAERPAAERPPGAPAAPGGGTARARTASKSADASPAGPGGGAAGSRTATMAPPAPATPPVPSGPTPLPPLWSARVWPLTKAGAPLGVLVGAAIAGLVGAVVLVTDTLGVGIGLLALVVLLAALATRPGAVRPRQAGFAAIAVALWGVASVRTAGWLIGLCLLAGLLAAVLAVTAGRTWTGLLVGALSPFGAVSRTARWAGRGVVPRLRGRRLPVGRIVAIGASSAVLLLVFGGLFAGADPVFADLVGGLVPEVDPARWIGRSVLFSVVAGLSLIAACLTHQAPDFDVLAPERGAGRPRAEWAIPLGALVALFACFVGVQLVVLAEGDRYVRTTAGLTYAEYARQGFWQLLAVTALTLLVVAVVVRLAGRESRADRMTLRVLLGALCLLATLVVASAIRRMWLYEDAYGFTRLRVLVQAAELWLGLVFVLVAVAGIRLRGSWLPRTVLATGALILLGLAALNPDAFIAERNTVRYAETGRIDVDYLSGLSADAAPALDRLPEPYRSCALYQWEYRLPADDEWYSASLGRSRAREILRERPPGVCRLNTP, from the coding sequence GTGACCGATAGCGATCCGTCGTCCCCGTCCACGCCGCCCGAGCCGAGTCCCCCGGCCGCCGCGGGCCAGCCGACGCCCAGCGAGCCCACCGAGCCCGCCGAACCGGCCAAACCTGCCGACGGAGCGAAGCCTGCGGACACCGCGAAGCGGCCCGCCGCGGAGAGGCCCGCCGCGGAGAGGCCCGCCGCGGAGAGGCCGCCCGGCGCGCCGGCCGCCCCGGGCGGTGGTACCGCTCGGGCACGTACGGCCAGCAAGTCCGCCGACGCGTCTCCGGCGGGTCCGGGTGGCGGCGCGGCCGGGAGCCGGACCGCCACGATGGCACCGCCGGCACCCGCCACCCCACCAGTCCCGTCGGGACCGACTCCGTTGCCTCCGCTGTGGTCCGCACGGGTCTGGCCCCTGACGAAAGCCGGCGCCCCACTCGGCGTCCTCGTCGGCGCGGCGATCGCCGGGCTGGTCGGCGCCGTCGTCCTGGTCACGGACACGCTCGGCGTCGGCATCGGGCTCCTCGCGCTCGTCGTGCTGCTCGCCGCACTCGCGACCCGGCCGGGCGCCGTCCGTCCCCGCCAGGCCGGGTTCGCGGCGATCGCAGTGGCCCTGTGGGGCGTGGCGAGCGTCCGCACCGCGGGCTGGCTGATCGGACTCTGCCTGCTGGCAGGCCTACTCGCCGCGGTGCTCGCGGTCACCGCCGGGCGCACCTGGACCGGCCTGCTGGTCGGCGCGCTGTCCCCGTTCGGCGCGGTCAGCCGGACCGCACGCTGGGCCGGCCGCGGCGTCGTCCCGCGTCTGCGTGGCCGCCGGCTGCCGGTCGGGCGAATCGTCGCGATCGGTGCATCGTCGGCCGTTCTGCTGCTCGTGTTCGGCGGGCTCTTCGCCGGGGCGGACCCGGTCTTCGCCGATCTGGTCGGTGGCCTGGTGCCGGAGGTCGACCCGGCCCGGTGGATCGGCCGGTCGGTGCTGTTCTCCGTGGTGGCCGGACTCTCCCTGATCGCCGCCTGCCTCACCCACCAGGCGCCCGACTTCGACGTGCTCGCACCCGAGCGGGGCGCCGGACGGCCGCGCGCCGAGTGGGCGATCCCGCTCGGGGCCCTGGTCGCGCTCTTCGCCTGCTTCGTCGGCGTCCAACTCGTCGTTCTGGCCGAAGGCGACCGCTACGTGCGCACGACCGCGGGCCTGACCTACGCGGAGTACGCCCGCCAGGGCTTCTGGCAGTTGCTCGCGGTGACCGCGTTGACGTTGCTCGTCGTCGCCGTGGTCGTCCGGCTCGCGGGCCGGGAGAGCCGCGCGGACCGGATGACGCTGCGGGTCCTGCTCGGTGCGCTTTGCCTGCTGGCGACGCTGGTCGTCGCCTCCGCGATCCGGCGGATGTGGCTGTACGAGGACGCCTACGGTTTCACCCGGCTCCGGGTGTTGGTGCAGGCCGCGGAACTCTGGCTCGGGCTGGTGTTCGTGCTGGTCGCGGTCGCCGGTATCCGCTTGCGGGGTAGCTGGCTGCCCCGCACGGTGCTCGCGACCGGCGCGCTGATCCTGCTCGGCCTCGCCGCGCTGAACCCGGATGCGTTCATCGCCGAGCGGAACACCGTCCGGTACGCCGAGACCGGCCGGATCGACGTCGACTACCTCTCGGGGCTGTCCGCGGACGCGGCACCGGCGCTCGACCGGCTTCCGGAGCCGTACCGGTCCTGCGCGCTCTACCAGTGGGAGTACCGGCTGCCGGCCGACGACGAGTGGTACAGCGCGAGCCTCGGCCGTTCCCGGGCGCGGGAGATCCTCCGCGAGCGTCCGCCCGGCGTCTGCCGGCTCAACACCCCGTAG
- a CDS encoding HAMP domain-containing sensor histidine kinase yields MRRLPQPLGRIRSIKLKLAILLVGSGGAGFTVFVLSIGWLPPWTVFTALTVSLVMSQLLAHGTTAPLRAMTAAARTMSRGDYSQRVPATSRDEVGELARAFNRMAADLETADRQRRELIANVSHELRTPITALQAVLENLVDGLAEPDPATLRVALGQTERLSRLVTELLDLSRLDAGVEPLRRSPVKLEPFLTAAVEAAMVGGEATTAVRMEVDVLPADLEVNADEARLHQVVANLLDNAARHSPPGGRVLVRARGLPALGAATSGTGLLLEVTDEGPGIPPEERTRVFDRFSRGSTPAIARDGGTGLGLAIARWAVELHDGTISVADTGPGCRIQVTLPA; encoded by the coding sequence TTGCGTCGGCTGCCCCAGCCGCTGGGACGGATCCGGTCGATCAAGCTCAAGCTCGCGATCCTGCTGGTCGGCTCCGGCGGCGCCGGGTTCACCGTGTTCGTCCTGAGCATCGGATGGCTGCCGCCCTGGACGGTGTTCACCGCGCTGACGGTGTCGCTGGTCATGTCGCAACTGCTGGCGCACGGCACGACCGCGCCGCTCCGCGCGATGACGGCCGCCGCGCGGACGATGAGCCGCGGCGACTACAGCCAGCGGGTTCCGGCCACGTCCCGGGACGAGGTCGGGGAGCTCGCCCGGGCGTTCAACCGGATGGCCGCCGACCTGGAGACCGCCGACCGGCAGCGCCGCGAGCTGATCGCGAACGTCTCGCACGAGCTGCGGACGCCGATCACCGCGCTGCAAGCGGTGTTGGAGAACCTGGTGGACGGGCTGGCCGAACCGGACCCGGCCACGCTGCGGGTGGCGTTGGGGCAGACCGAGCGGCTGTCCCGGCTCGTCACCGAGCTGCTGGACCTGTCCCGCCTGGACGCGGGCGTCGAACCGCTGCGGCGCAGCCCGGTGAAGCTGGAGCCGTTCCTGACCGCGGCGGTGGAGGCCGCCATGGTCGGCGGTGAGGCGACTACCGCGGTGCGCATGGAGGTCGACGTGTTGCCCGCCGACCTCGAGGTGAACGCCGACGAGGCGCGGCTGCACCAGGTCGTCGCGAACCTGCTCGACAACGCGGCCCGGCACAGCCCGCCGGGCGGACGGGTGCTGGTACGCGCCCGCGGGTTGCCTGCGCTCGGCGCGGCCACGTCGGGAACCGGGCTGCTGCTCGAAGTGACCGACGAGGGGCCGGGCATCCCACCGGAGGAGCGCACCCGCGTCTTCGACCGGTTCAGCCGCGGCTCGACGCCGGCGATCGCCCGGGACGGCGGCACCGGCCTGGGGCTCGCGATCGCCCGCTGGGCGGTCGAGCTGCACGACGGCACGATCTCGGTCGCCGACACCGGCCCAGGCTGCCGCATCCAGGTGACGCTGCCCGCCTGA
- a CDS encoding response regulator transcription factor, translating to MSERRVLVVEDEQTIAESIATRLRAEGFSVELAGDGPAAVAAFAAHPHDLVVLDIMLPGYDGLEVCRRLQAERAVPVLMLTARDAETDVLVGLAVGADDYLTKPFSMRELVARAHALLRRVDRAAELAGIGAEPAESERIAIDDVEISLAERRVRVAGDEVHLTRTEFDLLVFLASRPRTVLPRERLLAAIWGWTDGAASRTVDSHIKALRRKLGGDRIRTVHGVGYAWETAR from the coding sequence ATGAGCGAGCGCCGAGTCCTCGTGGTCGAGGACGAACAGACGATCGCCGAGTCGATCGCGACCCGGCTCCGCGCCGAGGGTTTCTCGGTGGAGCTGGCCGGTGACGGGCCGGCCGCGGTGGCCGCGTTCGCCGCTCACCCGCACGACCTCGTCGTCCTCGACATCATGCTCCCCGGCTACGACGGCCTGGAGGTCTGCCGGCGGCTGCAGGCCGAACGCGCCGTCCCGGTGCTGATGCTCACCGCCCGGGACGCCGAGACCGACGTCCTCGTGGGTCTCGCCGTGGGCGCCGACGACTACCTGACCAAGCCGTTCAGCATGCGGGAACTGGTCGCGCGGGCCCACGCGCTGCTCCGCCGGGTCGACCGGGCGGCGGAGCTGGCCGGGATCGGCGCCGAACCGGCCGAGTCCGAGCGGATCGCGATCGACGACGTCGAGATCAGCCTGGCCGAACGCCGGGTACGGGTGGCCGGTGACGAGGTGCACCTGACCCGCACCGAGTTCGACCTGCTGGTCTTTCTCGCGTCCCGGCCCCGGACGGTGCTGCCGCGGGAGCGGTTGCTGGCCGCGATCTGGGGATGGACGGACGGCGCCGCCAGTCGCACCGTCGACAGCCACATCAAGGCGCTGCGCCGCAAGCTCGGCGGTGACCGGATCCGCACCGTGCACGGCGTCGGGTACGCGTGGGAGACGGCACGATGA
- a CDS encoding ABC transporter permease, with product MSVLGAQRGVVTQPRVVRSEWTELWSLRSTWVTLGTAAVITVGMATAFGFAHRSAVRSGEEAAGAAQAVDVTFLGLDRLGLVLGVFGVLQATGEHGSGLIRASLTAVPRRCPLLVGKAVVLIAVVTPLGLVVCLVSFVVVQNVLGDDAVALTDDGVAPAVLGAAAYPLAATLLGLGVGTGFRHTAGAITMFAAAFLVIPAALSQSVEDATLKYTPVAAAQSLYAVTTDGGPIELLGPAAGAVVLAAWVAVAVALAAGGAVLVRRDA from the coding sequence ATGAGCGTCCTCGGCGCCCAGCGCGGAGTCGTCACCCAGCCTCGGGTCGTCCGCTCCGAATGGACTGAACTGTGGTCGTTGCGGTCGACGTGGGTCACGCTCGGCACCGCCGCCGTGATCACCGTGGGGATGGCGACCGCGTTCGGCTTCGCGCACCGGAGCGCGGTCCGATCCGGCGAGGAGGCCGCCGGTGCCGCGCAGGCCGTCGACGTGACGTTCCTCGGGCTCGATCGACTGGGGTTGGTGCTCGGGGTGTTCGGTGTCCTACAGGCGACCGGCGAGCACGGATCCGGCCTGATCCGCGCGAGCCTCACCGCGGTACCGCGGCGGTGTCCGCTGCTCGTCGGCAAAGCCGTCGTGCTGATCGCGGTGGTGACGCCGCTGGGCCTGGTGGTGTGCCTGGTCTCGTTCGTCGTCGTGCAGAACGTTCTCGGTGACGACGCCGTGGCGCTGACCGATGACGGCGTCGCCCCGGCAGTGCTGGGCGCCGCTGCCTATCCGCTCGCGGCCACGCTCCTGGGACTCGGTGTCGGAACGGGGTTTCGCCACACAGCCGGCGCGATCACGATGTTCGCCGCCGCGTTCCTCGTGATTCCGGCCGCCCTGTCCCAATCGGTCGAGGACGCGACCCTCAAGTACACGCCGGTCGCGGCCGCGCAGAGTCTGTACGCGGTGACCACCGACGGCGGGCCGATCGAGCTACTCGGGCCGGCGGCCGGTGCTGTGGTGCTGGCCGCCTGGGTCGCGGTCGCGGTCGCGCTCGCGGCCGGCGGCGCCGTGCTGGTCCGCCGCGACGCCTGA